The window GACAACATGGATGCAGCgcacaaacacaatacacactccacacacaacCGGCTGCTGGGAGAACAGAACGCAATGGAAACAAGAGTTTGGACAAGATGAGCTGGCAAATACCCTCCCCACCCCATCTGATGTTGAAGCTGGTTTATAATCGATCGGTGCTGCGTGTTCCACTTCAACCACATGATTCTACAATACTCGAAAGTATTGCCGGTGTGGAACATTTAGCACTAAAGGGACTACTTTCTGTGGTCTCTTATGTAATGgcaccagcagctggttgtaGCGAGTGAGCATCAACAAGATCCCATTTAACCCCTTTCTTCACAAAATACATTCTAAAAGGGCCAATGAGCGTCAAGTGGTAAgaagtatttgtacttttttttgtgaaagaaaagaaaaattggccaaaaaacaaaacaaaaaagagattAATCAGGGGAAACTAATCAAAAGCCTTAATGTTtcagatttaaaaataatttgttttataaTATGTAACTGGACACACAAAAGAATCAGACTAGTACTGAGAGGTCATAACAGGGGAAAAAAGTCACTACATCATCACTACGGGACACGTTTCAATGAGACACCTGCAGGGCAGGGCTGCCGAGAACTacctgagtttgtttttttcctttctaaattttccaacctttttttttctgtctttctttagaGTATACAATCATTAAAGGGAGGTCTACGACCTTGCACACGTCACCTGGTGCagctttgctttttctctcttaaaGCCATGAGAGGCCAGAAATAAAACGGTGGCGGCCCCACCGCCAAAAAGAggatgtggggaaaaaaaaaaaaaaaaaaaagccgagCAGGAGTGCAGTCAACCAATCCCTTGCTCGGCAACCATCACCACACTTCCTGGAATCTTAAAAAGCCAAGGAAGGGAGCCGATTGCTAGTTTGTGCTGGAGAAACCTAGCTGCTCCTCACATGACAGTGATAGAGAGTTCCCATCACTAGGTCAAACACAAAATGGATTCATCATCGTTGGTAAGGTTAATCTACAGTCAGCAGGAGGTTTTACAACTTCCTGACATTACAGGGCTTGAGCGTGAAAGGACGATAATGTCCACTCATATTATGCATATTATAGCGAGCTACAGAAAAGCACCAGCCTCCTGCATTCATGTGAAAACTCTgcctctattttttttttcaggaatcAAGGTATGGCAGGCTGAACAGGTTGTGCTCTGCAGAGCCTCGTGAGAACAGGAAATACAATcgcaaaggtcaaaggttaatTCCATCCAACGCAAtcctaacacacatacacatcttTGGGTATATATTTTGGTAAAAACCATCCCAATATTCAGCCCCCATCTGAGTTTTGCAACACCTATCTGACAGACGCCATTATTATACAAGGACTTTTTAAAGcatgcaacaaaatgaaaaacaaataaaggtttaaaataCACTTAACCTCTTTAAGAGTGAAGACCTAAGGATCTTAAAGATAGGATTCTGCAATCTTGAAAGTGGATGCAACATGAATGAACATTTCACAGAGTAAtactgaaaagcaaaaaagcaatCTTATTGGTGAAACCAGGTATTGGGTTCAAAGCAGCAGGGTGTGTGGAGTCAGACTGGCTTGCCATCAATGTGCTAATAGGCCCACTTAAAAGCCTGTTGTCACCCGCTGGGCGTAATCctctgatgtgtttgtctgaacaCATTCAGAATGGTTGAGTTTAGACTTGCCTCAGGTTGTCCACAACCAACATCAAGCATCCTTAaatacacactgaaatattgGTAAATTGTGCTGAAATTAGAGGTAATTCTTGTGCATTTAAAAGCGAATTTGTAAAGATCTTCCTAACTCTTTAAGAGGCCAGGTCCTCTTTCCCTCACCCCTTGCGCACAGTAACAATGTACAAGTGGAATCTgcatgttcatcatcatcatcgtcgtcatcatcatcatcatcatcatgaggTAAAGATAAATGGGGCCCAGCCCTCTTAAGTGCATCCAGTCAGAGAGCGAGGATTTATTCTCAGGTGCTCTGATTTAACATTTGCATCTATGATGTAATGGTCCAGTGACATTTGTCGTCTACAACAGCGTGGTCCGAATGCCAACCCTGTTTGGCACAGAACTCTCACAGATCATTTTGGCACAATGCTTTCATCTGAAATATTTGGTTTCTTGATGATAAAAGGCATAAACTACCAGGCAATTTACAGTAGAGGGTTGGAAGATGGAGCGATGACcacaatgcaaatttcatttcaACTCAAAACAGTACCATGATCTTTGGTCCTAGAGCTATTGGGAcgtgtactgtactgtaacaCAAGATTTATGAGGTATATTTGTAATGCATAAATATCTGATGAGGTATGCTTAAATAATAGAGTAAAAATGAGTTATTCAGAATGAGTAACAAGTTGAGGTATTTGGATGTTTAAATGCACAGTAGCAATGAGTGACATATTTGAGGTATTCAGAAGTTGAGGTACTTAAAAAAAGAGGTAAAATGACCGTTGAGGTCCAGGATGTCTGAGATATGACAGATGTGCAGACAGGCCTCCTCCTGAGAGGTCAGAGTCAGTCGGAGAATCTTTTCATAGGTCCCAAGACTCTTTGCTAGGCTAAGGAAGTGGCTAACTGAACCTTAATTGTCTAGTGCTTCCAGTGGGACACAGATTGAACAAGGAAACGAAGAAACTGGACAAGGGGTATTAAAACCACACAATGCTTTCATCACTAAGGGTTAGTGTCAGTTAGTTTCAATGGTAATTAGAGTGGGATACAAAGGCTAATCTGAGATGCTACTTTGAAACTATGGGCCATCTAATAATGATAAAACTGGGGCATCATTTGATGGTCTGAGGCAATAAATGCGAGGGCGAGAAAGGGGGTCTCTTTGGTGCAGGTATCTTCTGTTGTCTACACAAACATCTCCGCAGACAGACgaaaatgattttctttcaaaacCTGTCTCACACAACAAGGGTCTTGGTGTTAGCAGGATGTGAAGTACTCAAGCACAATAAACTGTGCCCCAAGCACACCTCATTCTTCTAAGCCTAACATGGACAGTGCTATGAACTCAACTCCATGAGTTTTATCAACTTTAGTCTTCCCAGCAAAATTATTTAAGATAATGTTGTAAAGGGGAGTTTTAGTTTCTTTCATTGCCAAATCTAAAGTTGGCCATTGTGCAGAAATTCTAACTTTGGTTGACTCCAGTAGCTGGTCTATAGACCTCCATCATTAGAGGAATCGGTCTACTCGTGCTCAATCTGGAGAGGTCTCCTCAACTCCAAGGATCAATAAATAGGGCAGGGCTTTCTGATCACGCCCTCTCATTGGACTGGACTAAATCCTAGGCCCAAGGAGCCATGGGAGTGGCTTTCAACCACAATTTAAATCCAAAGGATTGTAATGGTAGGTCTTTCATTTGATGTCATTAATGTCCTCTGGACAGCCGAATAAGGGGTCTACTTGTGAGGCTTTTGTTACACAGCATGCCTCTCCAAAAAGGTGTCATTTAATTATATGATTAAATCTACATTAACATCACCAATCGATCTTGATCTTGGAAAATCCATCTCCAAAATCCTTTGGTGGGTCCTCCCTTTTGAAGGAGACGCAGCTCTCCTTGCATTCTAATCGAGTTGTTCATGCAACTAACTGGATAGTAACGACACAGGTTGTCTTATTTTATCAGAGACATTACTTCATCCAGACTTACGTGGCATGAttggggtgggggtgtgggtgggggggATATGGATAATCAAACAGGGCTTATTTTGGGGCTCATATCAGGGATATTTTTGAGATCATTTCCTCAACTCTATATTATACTTGTCATTATACTTGTCAATGAATTCATCAAATCAGCATTAGCTCGTAAATCTAGAGGGAGAGCTCGAAAAGTACTGGTCATTTTAATTAGTCCTATTGTGATCTGGGCTAAGTTTGATTCTATCATGTTTGGCATCGCTTGGTGCACTCTTTTCAGGCTATCATGACACTACAAACTTCACAAAGCCACAGAGAGATAAGCGTCGATGCATAAGCAAAAAAACTAAGTAGCCTAACAACATGAAAAGGACACTACTGTACCCTAGTTTCCTCTTAAAGCGAAACCCACTAACGAGAATAAATCATGCAGCCTCTACAGCGGTCTGAGTATTGTCTCAGCAACAACATTCAGGAGGTTCACTTTAACTCATATTTCAAAATGCACAGCAAGAATTCCATTAATCCTGTGCAAATATTAACTGAACAGTCTATTCTTTTTGTCTCTATTAAATAACAAAGTATAGAGGTAGACTTTTCTTCTTTGTAAAACTTCACGGACTAAAACCCCTGCTCAGTGAGTATGAGTACATTCATAAAGAGCTAAATGAGGTAGGTATGGAGCAGAGGGTACAAGATTTCAAGAAAAGTGAGAAATTCCCTGAGATGGATAATTAAGGAGAGCTTCCAGAGAGAATTCAGAGCTGAGACTGAGGGAGGGAAATATGGCTCTTTTTCTACTGATTATCAATTTGTAGAGGTCCCCTTTGTCATACATACCACAGATTTCTGATTGGGAGAATatcaatgcaaatgaaaaataaaaatacagttttaattTCCCTTCATTTCAACATGCTCTCAATCCTCTCTGAGCTCTCCTCCTGTTGTGTCTGTTGATTCATTCTCTCTACTCCATTTCCTTCatcaaaaaaaaatgcaaaaggacTAACGGAGGGAgagaatgtaaaaataaacattttttagaACTTGAGAATGCGATTATTTCCAAAGTCAACGACCACAATGACTCCGTCAGGCGTCACAGCCACACCGGAGGGGCGATCCATCTGTCCAAAGCCACTTCCCTGTGTGCCAAATTTGCATAAGAAGTTTCCATTGGGCTCGAACACTTGGACCCGGTGGTTGCGGGAGTCTGCCACGATGATGCGGTTCTCCTGGTCCACAGCAACGCCCTGCGGGCGTAGAAACTGCCCGTTCCCGGTGCCCTCAGAGCCCAGAAAGCGAGCTGACTGGCAGTCTGGCCGGATGACCAGGAGCCGGTGGTTGTTGAAGTCGGTCACCACCAGGTGGTCTTCGTGGTTAAAGGCCACTCCTCTGGGAGAGTCAAAGTGTTTCCAAAGGGCCCCTTCAAAGCCGTACTTGTTGAGGAAAGAACCGTCAGGGGCAAAGAGCTGTACCCGGTGGTTCCTGGTGTCTGAGACCAGGATCTTACCCTCAGAGTTGACAGCCACATCCCACGGATAGTTAAACTGCCCGTTCTTGGTACCCTTTTCCCCAAACTTCAGCAGGAACTGGCCCTCAAAAGTAAACACCTGTCAGACAAAGCAAATGTGTTAGGGCCCAACATGTTTAATCTGCAGTAGAGACAGACCAATCACAAGGAGTTACGTGtttacatatgtgtgtatgagttTACACGTTTTCAGAGGCATGCTTTCTTTAACACGCTTTCTCAACTTACACAACTGTACATTTAAATTGTTTCTCAAGCAGCTTTCCTGTGGCTTTTGGACTTTCTGATTCACATGTAAATAAGTTGAACTGTGTTGATTGTGTCTAAATGGGTGTTCATACCTGCACTCGGTGATTGTCCTTATCAGCCACAATGATTCGCCTCTGACTGTCACATGCAACCCCTGCGGGACGATCAAACTGACCAGGCCGGGATCCCAGAGAGCCAAACTTATGGTGGAAGGCACCACAAGGCTTGAATATCTGGAGAGAGAAGCaacaaaaggaggaggaggtaggaGGAAATAAGCTTCACTTTTcaatattcaaacacacaaagtctgCTAAGCAGACTCATAAACTTcttaaacataaacatacataaacATTTTAGCACACAAATGAACAGTACAAGGTTACTATGAACTCTACCCCCGAGAAGTTGGGATGTGGTTTTACAAAGTTTTGaagatgcccctttcatactcagtcatgatactatcacctgttaccaatgaacctgttcacctgcggaatgttccaaacaggtgtttttggaacattccgcatcttttccagtcttttgtggctcctgtcacaacttgtttgaaatgtgttgctgcatcaaattcaggataagcagatatttacaaaaatcaatgaaaattgATGAGGTCATTAACAACATTAAATAGACTGTGGTTGTACTGTTTTCAGATCAGAATATGAtccattctgtttaatttatgttttacacagcaaccCAACGTTTCTAGAATCGCAGTTGTACAATTTACAACAATTCAAATGGTTTTTGTCACGTGTTAAGTCAGTGTGAAATTGAGGGAAGAATACAGAAAAAAGGGCGACAGAGATGCTTTTAGATCACTGCATGCAGACAATAGtaacttgtttgttttatccaaTTTTAATCTTAATTTTTTGTCATCATCTCACTTTAGTGCTAcaattaaaattgttttttgacACTTGCCAGGGATTGAATAGTAAGGTTTATAACAAGCAAACCTCTGACTACACTTTGTTACTGCAGTGTGATtgtagagagagagattgaagATCATGCTCTACCTGTATGCGGTTGTTGCTGCGATCGGCCACCACCACGTATCCTTCCTTGTCCACGCTGATGCCCCAAGGACGACACAGCTGACCATCTCCCTCGCCCTCGCACCCGAAGGATGACACTTGGGAGCCCAGGGAGCCATAGCTTCGCCCTGACTTCACAATTACCTTGAAGGGGCTGCCCTGGATGTGCTGGTTACACACCAAAACTGACACAAGGTGCTCCCCCTCACATTTGGGTAGGTAGCTGACAGTGTACGAGCCATTCTGGTGGTCCGTTACCTCCACTGCAGACAGGTTACCATCTGTGACTGACATGACTATTGCTGACACTGTGTCCCCGCCGGAAAGACGTGGCTCACCATCGTGGTCATATCCAATCACGGTGAAAGAGGCGGGCTTTCCACGAAGCGCACTTTTTAGACCCTCACCATGGGCTTTGGTGACTGGGGCAAAGGCTCCGCTGCTTATGAGGCCCATGGACTGGATGGCTATGTACAGAGCCTGTGAGAACCATGATGGAATATATTCAGTTGCTTTGTGGTTTTAAAGGTTTCCTTATAAACTTAGAATTGATCCAATTATAAACCTTCTCCTACACATACTATTATTACATCAGGCATTCAGAATGTTAAAACCCATCCAAGCATTAGGTGCTGACCACTTCTTTATGATACATGATCTACAGGGTCTCAGAGCCTACCTGGTCTGGAGGAGTGAACATGAAGCGATCATCCTcttgtggctgcagcaggcccCTCAGAGCCTTGAGTTCATGGATCTGAGTGAGCATTCGCTCCCTGGCCAGCAGCACATCGAGGTGGCGGCCCTCATCTAGCACCTGGCTGACAGCAGCGATGGTGCTGTCCAGCTTGGTCAGACTCTGGTGCAGTTTCTCCACCTGCAGGTACAGAGACTTGGCCTTCACCTGACGGATCTTCTCCACCTGAAAAGAGATAAAAACCAGATGTTTACCATGCTCAAGTGGgattttattgttaaaaaaagcaacaaaagcacATGACAGTGGCAGACATAAAATTATTATCAGTAATGTTGGCATTACAGACACAgctgaatatatttttatattttataagGTTTTCTGGTCTCTGTTGTGACCCAACTGCATGAACAATGCCCAATATAGACTAATCTAATtaaataatacaacaaaaagGTTTCAAAAAATCACTCTGTGGTTAATTTAGTACCTTGTAACTACTACTGGACCACTTCCTTTAGATGTGGTTACCCACATTTGCAACCActtctttcacttttcctttatttaattttacaaGTAAACTGCATGTGGAATTTCACATTCAAGTCTCCAAATACCCCAATTCCACATACTGTTACCAGCAAGTCTGCCCACAGGATGGCAGCAATGACCAtgccaagtctgtccagacattcaggaagaagaaaggaagatTTTGCACTAGTTGCCTGCACACCATTTTGATTGGGCATCACAGCGTCAATATTTATCAGTCCGGTAGATTGTAGGTGTCATAAAATTGATTTGAAGTTGACTCAAGCTCGGTGAGCAAAGAGGGGAAATTTTGTATTAAGATAACAGTGGACATATCTAATTGTAGGACACTGTCAAAATATAAATGACTTGCAATGAAATCATAAACTTGTATTACttcaaatcacatttatttctatGTTATAAGGATTAGTGGGGTTTTTTTACAACTGGAAAACACACTTACGAGAGACTCTTGTTCCAGATTAGTAACGAGGTTCTCTTTCAGCAAAAATTCTGCCCTACAAAACATTTCTAAACCAACTATGAGCAACTGCAGTAAGTTTCTTTCTTCTTGCCTAAACAATACAGCAGAAGACAATAAGATAACTATGTGCAACATTGTATACAAAGTAGACTTTTCAAAGAGATAGCTaaataacaaaactgaaaaaagtgtttctggGGTGAATCATTCAGGTCATCAATAAGAATAAGTCTGACCGTTACTTAATTACGACACATTTTTGTTACGGTGACCCAGATAAATTTACAGTATAGTGAGTGAGAATAAAGCTTTAAAGAGTGCAGGAGAACCTGAGAAGCAGAGATTGAGCTCTTACTTACGGTCACCTAACAAAAAGAGTATAACACAATAGGCTGACTGGTTCTATGGTTAAAAAGACTTCTGATAGTAAGGAAGgactgaaagaaacaaaaactccACAAGAGAAGGGTCTTTTGTTAATCCTTGGCATAAGTGGAACAGCAATTTGCATCTGTGAGACTAGAGTTACACTTTATAGTCACTGAGGACAAAGGCTCCAGTTAGGCTTTCTGATGGACAGACAACTAGTTTCAGTTAGTAAGTTGAACACACTCAATGGCTGAGTTGGTATGTATTTCACAGAGTTACAGAACGAAAACtcgagagacagagagaaggagactTTGATGTTCTTTGAAGTAATGACTTACTGGTTACAACTTCACCTGCACAACTCCTGGgctacacattcacacattcaggagcagagctgcagaaggtGGCAGATAAAGAAAGTGCCAGAGTGTAGCATTTTTAGTGTAGCTGTCCATGTACTGGTCTAAAAAACCCCAGAATAatccatttaaaacaaaactgcagcaacTACCTCAGAGAATGAGCTATCTAAAGGTTGGCAGCTTGCTTGATAAATAACTTACATGACCACTCAGTTGCTGACAAAATCAAAATTTTCTGCTAATGCACACATGTGCCACGCAAAATTACTTCAATAACACATGTAGTAGTGAACCCACAGCAAGACAGCGTCCTACCACCTCTGACCTTCATAAACAAACTATCAGCACCCTTGTACTTTATGCATAGCTTTCTTCTGTCTCCACTGATATTCCTGAAACTTTCAAAACTGTTCCTCAATCAGCTATAGTTATGGCATGTTTAACTGTCAGTCAGTAGTTAgttcacaagaaagaaaaaaaaaggaaacaaacagactCAATGTGTTTGGGGATGTGCTATGGTTGCCTGTTACAACTTTATCAGGTAAGGGATAAAGAGTGAGTACTGTGGTGGTGTAAAAAGGATTAAAGGGGGAACATGGGTCAGTCAAAACCTTCCTTGTGACTCTttgacctgcacacacatagacacacaggaGATGTAAGATCTGAGGGAGAAGTCACAGCTCAGTTTTTACGATGTCATTTAGCCTGGTCtcaggagaagaggagaaataaGAGTTTGGTAGACTGGTGTGTGTTAGACTAAATTATTTCTTATGTTGTGTCAGGGCCGGAGCTACAAATTTCTGCCTTCAGTCgtaattgatgatgatgatgcagattctgtgtgttttttacgTCTAAGTGCGTTAGAGACTTGACTGGTACAATGTCATGCATGAAGCAGTCTCCTTTTTATGTGGTTATTCATTAATTACTCATGGATTAGGGATTAGGAAGCAGGGTTGAGGGGCCTCAGGGATAAGGGGTCTTCCCCTCACCCAAAACTCTTGTCACTCTGGGTAAGCTTAAACCTGGGAATCCTTTACAGAGGGTTCCTCAAGCGCACCGCTCGGGCCAAACTGTCAGTGTAACCAGCATCTTGGTTTTGTTTAACAAGTTTAAATTTGAATTAAGGAATCATGACAAAgcaggatttgtgtgtgtgtgttttcttcttcagaaTGAGGTTTCAGgttcttagctattagcttgCTCACCACTAAAGGACGCCTACAGGATACTTAATtcataaaaagaaaactgcCCAGTATACAAACAGACTGGAAGTTCATGAAAGTTTCAGCTTACCTTCCACAGTAGTTCACACTCCCTCTCCTCAAGTGCTTTCTTGTGTCTGAGGACGAGGGCCTTCACTTCAGTCTGCACCACCTTGGCTTTGATTTCCACCTGCTCTGCCATGGCCTGAACCTTCTCCATGCTTAGCTGAGGAGGCAAAACACAATGATGTGATCTTACTGAAGTGGCATTACACCCCATCATCTTATCCGACAGTCAGCTgaagcaagagaaagagagacaaaggaaTTTTACAAATGACCACTTATTGCTCACTCTGTAGCGTGATTAAGGACTGGACAGGAACGGGCAAATGCTCAAATGCACCACTggtctgttttatttgtcagaTAGGATACAGATGACCCCCCAGAAACAGGATGCAGAGGGTCAGGAAGCACTAAAAGAAAGAACACTGTATGTGGCATCTTCCTGGCAATTGAATGTACAAACATCTGCTCAGTTTTGGTGATCTATTCCTTTCTCACGTCTGGTGGTGGCTCTTTttgagaggaaaaggaaa of the Chelmon rostratus isolate fCheRos1 chromosome 16, fCheRos1.pri, whole genome shotgun sequence genome contains:
- the trim71 gene encoding E3 ubiquitin-protein ligase TRIM71, with protein sequence MASFPESDLQTCPLCKELCGSSAPISSSSSTSSSSSHTSSSSSQTTRRLHVLPCLHAFCRQCLEGQRSPGDPLKLRCPTCDQKVSISEAGVDSLPSSNFLFSNLLDVVVSSEEQIQNKNGHHHRGGLGGGSSSFHHPHAGLLHPHNLGEPQCSSCDEENPATSHCLDCQEYLCDNCVRAHQRVRLTKDHFIECLADSLHLGRVNANSNSGQPGVPVSLAQSLQNNFALLSLFQDRMSYCQHHDNEVFLFFCETCSVPICRECSVGRHIGHTFVYLQDAVQDCRAITIQLLTDAQQGRQAVQLSMEKVQAMAEQVEIKAKVVQTEVKALVLRHKKALEERECELLWKVEKIRQVKAKSLYLQVEKLHQSLTKLDSTIAAVSQVLDEGRHLDVLLARERMLTQIHELKALRGLLQPQEDDRFMFTPPDQALYIAIQSMGLISSGAFAPVTKAHGEGLKSALRGKPASFTVIGYDHDGEPRLSGGDTVSAIVMSVTDGNLSAVEVTDHQNGSYTVSYLPKCEGEHLVSVLVCNQHIQGSPFKVIVKSGRSYGSLGSQVSSFGCEGEGDGQLCRPWGISVDKEGYVVVADRSNNRIQIFKPCGAFHHKFGSLGSRPGQFDRPAGVACDSQRRIIVADKDNHRVQVFTFEGQFLLKFGEKGTKNGQFNYPWDVAVNSEGKILVSDTRNHRVQLFAPDGSFLNKYGFEGALWKHFDSPRGVAFNHEDHLVVTDFNNHRLLVIRPDCQSARFLGSEGTGNGQFLRPQGVAVDQENRIIVADSRNHRVQVFEPNGNFLCKFGTQGSGFGQMDRPSGVAVTPDGVIVVVDFGNNRILKF